One window of Bacteroidales bacterium genomic DNA carries:
- the tilS gene encoding tRNA lysidine(34) synthetase TilS, with amino-acid sequence MYQQLINFILKEKLIAKGEKVLLTVSGGIDSVVMCHLFAQTDFVFAIAHCNFGLRGAESDGDAAFVEALAKDLNIPFFLNNCSASAYAKKHKISIQMSARDLRFVWFRELCEKENYAVYATAHHADDAIETYFINQLRGTGIAGLHGLLPKNGKLIHPLLFTTRNEIDTYVKQNNLSFREDSSNASTKYLRNSLRHKVMPVLESLQPNYRTILMQNMQRFSSAESIYLQKVEEERKRICTNKADKLIISIRELVALSNTATYLYEFLKP; translated from the coding sequence ATGTACCAGCAACTCATCAATTTCATTTTAAAAGAGAAACTTATCGCCAAAGGCGAGAAAGTGCTTTTAACAGTAAGTGGAGGTATCGACTCCGTGGTGATGTGCCATTTGTTTGCCCAAACCGATTTTGTTTTTGCTATTGCACATTGTAATTTTGGACTTAGAGGAGCAGAATCTGATGGAGATGCCGCCTTTGTTGAAGCATTGGCAAAAGACTTAAATATTCCTTTTTTTCTTAATAATTGTAGTGCTTCGGCTTATGCTAAAAAACATAAGATTTCTATTCAAATGTCTGCTCGCGATTTACGTTTTGTCTGGTTCAGAGAGCTTTGCGAGAAAGAAAATTATGCTGTTTATGCTACTGCTCATCATGCTGATGATGCCATAGAAACATATTTTATTAATCAGTTGCGCGGAACAGGAATTGCCGGTTTGCATGGATTATTGCCGAAAAACGGAAAGCTTATCCATCCACTGTTATTCACTACGCGCAACGAAATAGATACTTATGTAAAGCAAAATAATTTAAGCTTTAGAGAAGACAGTTCCAATGCATCAACAAAATATTTACGGAACAGTCTTCGGCATAAAGTGATGCCTGTTTTAGAAAGTCTTCAGCCAAATTATCGTACTATTCTTATGCAGAATATGCAACGTTTTTCATCTGCTGAATCTATCTATTTGCAGAAAGTGGAAGAGGAGAGAAAAAGAATTTGTACAAATAAAGCTGATAAGTTAATTATTTCCATTCGTGAATTAGTGGCATTATCAAATACTGCAACCTATTTATATGAGTTTCTTAAGCC
- a CDS encoding YraN family protein: MIEKHELGKRGEAFALHLLVSKGFKILETNWRHRKDEVDIIAKNNDYLVIVEVKTRSTNYFGEPFIAVTKKKQGFLIRAANAYIEENDIDLECRFDIISIVFAQNKYQVDHIEDAFYPE; this comes from the coding sequence ATGATAGAAAAACATGAACTGGGGAAGCGTGGAGAAGCATTTGCCCTTCATTTATTGGTTTCCAAAGGCTTTAAAATATTAGAAACAAATTGGCGGCATCGCAAGGATGAAGTAGATATTATTGCCAAGAATAATGACTATTTAGTTATTGTTGAGGTTAAGACGCGGAGTACTAACTATTTTGGAGAGCCTTTTATTGCCGTAACCAAGAAAAAACAAGGTTTTCTTATTCGAGCTGCTAATGCTTATATTGAAGAAAATGATATAGATTTAGAATGTCGTTTTGATATTATCTCTATTGTTTTTGCTCAAAATAAATATCAGGTAGATCATATTGAAGATGCTTTTTATCCGGAGTAG
- a CDS encoding LD-carboxypeptidase — translation MTRPPYLREGDQIGLVSPARKVSIDEIRASVKMLQSWGLEPVFGQHLFSQENQFAGNDEERAADFQSFLDDAEIKAIISTRGGYGSVRIIDSLDFDQFERFPKWLIGYSDFTVFHSHVNAQFSIETLHATMPLNFPKDGKENFATESLRKALFGELDKYTFKPTKVIRADNVKGELIGGNLSILYSLMGSESEMDFDGKILFIEDLDEYLYHIDRMMMNLKRARKLENLAGLIVGGMNDMNDNAIPFGKTAEEIILEHSKEFTYPIVFGFPAGHIADNRALIMGREVSLEVNSNESTLTFL, via the coding sequence ATGACAAGACCACCTTATCTAAGAGAGGGTGACCAAATAGGATTGGTATCACCGGCACGTAAAGTTAGTATAGATGAAATTAGAGCATCCGTTAAAATGCTTCAAAGCTGGGGTTTAGAACCTGTTTTTGGACAGCATCTTTTTTCACAAGAAAATCAGTTTGCAGGAAATGATGAGGAAAGAGCAGCCGATTTTCAAAGTTTTTTAGATGATGCTGAAATAAAAGCAATTATTTCTACGCGAGGCGGTTATGGTAGTGTTAGAATTATTGATAGTCTTGATTTTGATCAGTTTGAACGCTTTCCGAAATGGCTGATTGGCTATTCTGATTTTACCGTTTTTCATAGTCACGTAAATGCTCAATTTAGTATTGAAACTTTGCATGCCACTATGCCTTTGAACTTTCCTAAAGATGGAAAAGAAAATTTTGCTACCGAAAGTCTACGTAAAGCATTATTTGGAGAATTGGATAAATATACTTTTAAACCAACAAAGGTAATCCGCGCTGATAATGTTAAAGGCGAATTAATAGGAGGAAATTTATCCATTCTTTACAGTTTAATGGGTTCAGAATCAGAAATGGATTTTGATGGAAAAATTCTTTTTATTGAGGATTTGGATGAGTATTTGTACCATATCGATAGGATGATGATGAACTTAAAACGTGCTAGAAAACTTGAAAACTTAGCAGGTTTGATTGTAGGTGGAATGAATGATATGAACGATAATGCCATCCCTTTTGGAAAAACAGCAGAAGAAATTATTTTAGAACATAGTAAAGAATTTACCTATCCAATCGTGTTTGGATTTCCTGCCGGTCATATTGCCGATAATCGGGCATTGATAATGGGTAGAGAAGTTTCTTTAGAAGTAAATAGCAATGAAAGCACGCTAACTTTTCTGTAG